From a region of the Qipengyuania spongiae genome:
- the rpoC gene encoding DNA-directed RNA polymerase subunit beta' — MNELTKFTNQLAKPETFDEIQIGIASPERIRSWSFGEIKKPETINYRTFKPERDGLFCARIFGPVKDYECLCGKYKRMKYKGVVCEKCGVEVTVTKVRRERMGHIELAAPVAHIWFLKSLPSRIGLLLDMQLKQLERILYFESYVVTEPGLTPMEKFQLLTEDELLEAQDEYGEDAFSAGIGAEAVKAMLMDLDLEQEKVDLLEELATTKSALKPKKIIKRLKVVESFIESGNRPEWMILEVVPVIPPELRPLVPLDGGRFATSDLNDLYRRVINRNNRLKRLIELRAPDIIVRNEKRMLQESVDALFDNGRRGRVITGANKRPLKSLSDMLKGKQGRFRQNLLGKRVDYSGRSVIVTGPELKLHQCGLPKKMALELFKPFIYARLDAKGLSMTLKQAKKWVEKERKEVWDILDEVIREHPVLLNRAPTLHRLGIQAFEPVLIEGKAIQLHPLVCSAFNADFDGDQMAVHVPLSLEAQLEARVLMMSTNNILSPANGKPIIVPSQDMVLGLYYLSMERQEKSPEFVEGETKGEQHERLPMFSDMAEVHQALETKQVTLHTKVMARVPQADENGNTQMKRFVTTPGRMLIGECLPKNHKVPYDVINRLLTKKEIGDVIDQVYRHTGQKDTVLFADAIMTLGFRNAFKAGISFGKDDMIIPDAKEKLVDETKELVAGYEQQYQDGLITQQEKYNKVIDAWSRCGDQVADAMMDEIKAQPIGDDGKQAQINSIYMMSHSGARGSPAQMKQLAGMRGLMAKPSGEIIENPIISNFKEGLNVLEYFNSTHGARKGLADTALKTANSGYLTRRLVDVSQDCVIVEEDCKTTNALDMRAIVQGGSVIASLGERILGRTLAEDAVNAATGEVIAKAGTLLDEPMVKAIEEAEVQVAKIRSPLVCEAEQGVCATCYGRDLARGTPVNIGEAVGVIAAQSIGEPGTQLTMRTFHIGGAAQLNETSHLESISDGKVVYRDMPTIVDKRGRILSLARNGELAVIDAEGREREIHKVPYGTVLMHKDGDKVSEGDRLAEWDPFSLPIITETSGVVRYQDLIEGTTLEEQLDDATGIAQRVVTEIRASGRKKKDDLRPRLTLLGEGQTDEETEAQRYLLAPGTTLSVEDGQEVQAGDILARASREAAKTRDITGGLPRVAELFEARLPKDMSVIAKISGKIEFVREYKAKRKIAIVPEEGDPVEYLIPKTKVIDVQEGDHVKKGDTLISGAPNPHDILEVMGVEALAEYLVNEIQEVYRLQGVKINDKHIETIVRQMLLKVEITEGGDTVLLPGEQVDLEEMNQTNAKLGKGKKPAEGKPILLGITKASLQTRSFISAASFQETTRVLTQAAVEGKKDTLIGLKENVIVGRLIPAGTGAGMNRLRVTASGRDAALRAQWKKAQEAIIAAQTAEEEHEAELAQGPEAAIGDDPLAVMEGETHGTDADAGEYLRGDEAEAPEAVEKEETDDTEA, encoded by the coding sequence ATGAACGAACTGACCAAATTCACCAACCAGCTCGCGAAGCCTGAAACCTTCGACGAGATCCAGATCGGCATCGCCAGCCCCGAGCGCATTCGCTCGTGGAGCTTCGGCGAGATCAAGAAGCCCGAAACGATCAACTACCGCACGTTCAAGCCCGAGCGTGACGGCCTGTTCTGCGCGCGGATCTTCGGCCCGGTGAAGGATTACGAGTGCCTGTGCGGCAAGTACAAGCGCATGAAATACAAGGGCGTCGTCTGCGAGAAGTGCGGCGTCGAGGTTACCGTGACCAAGGTCCGGCGCGAGCGCATGGGCCATATCGAACTGGCCGCGCCGGTCGCCCATATCTGGTTCCTGAAGTCGTTGCCGAGCCGCATCGGCCTGTTGCTCGACATGCAGCTGAAGCAGCTCGAGCGGATCCTTTATTTCGAAAGCTACGTCGTCACCGAGCCGGGCCTTACTCCGATGGAGAAGTTCCAGCTCCTGACCGAGGACGAGCTGCTCGAAGCGCAGGACGAATATGGCGAGGACGCTTTCTCCGCCGGCATCGGTGCCGAAGCGGTCAAGGCCATGCTGATGGATCTCGATCTCGAACAGGAGAAGGTCGACCTTCTCGAAGAGCTCGCGACCACCAAGTCGGCGCTGAAGCCCAAGAAGATCATCAAGCGGCTGAAGGTCGTCGAGAGCTTCATCGAATCCGGCAATCGCCCGGAATGGATGATCCTCGAAGTCGTGCCGGTCATCCCGCCCGAACTGCGCCCGCTCGTGCCGCTCGACGGCGGCCGTTTCGCGACGTCCGACCTCAACGATCTCTATCGCCGCGTCATCAACCGCAACAACCGCTTGAAGCGCCTGATCGAACTGCGCGCGCCCGACATCATCGTGCGTAACGAAAAGCGCATGTTGCAGGAATCGGTCGACGCCCTGTTCGACAACGGTCGTCGCGGCCGCGTCATCACGGGCGCCAACAAGCGTCCGCTGAAGTCGCTGTCCGACATGCTCAAGGGCAAGCAGGGCCGCTTCCGCCAGAACCTGCTCGGCAAGCGCGTCGACTATTCGGGCCGTTCGGTCATCGTGACCGGGCCGGAACTGAAGCTGCACCAGTGCGGTCTGCCCAAGAAGATGGCGCTCGAGCTGTTCAAGCCGTTCATCTACGCCCGTCTCGACGCCAAGGGTCTGTCCATGACTCTCAAGCAGGCCAAGAAGTGGGTCGAGAAGGAGCGCAAGGAAGTCTGGGACATCCTGGATGAAGTCATCCGCGAGCATCCGGTTCTCCTGAACCGCGCGCCGACACTTCACCGTCTCGGCATCCAGGCGTTCGAGCCTGTGCTGATCGAGGGCAAGGCGATCCAGCTTCACCCGCTCGTCTGTTCGGCCTTCAACGCCGACTTCGACGGCGACCAGATGGCGGTCCACGTGCCGCTTTCGCTGGAAGCCCAGCTCGAAGCGCGCGTGCTGATGATGTCCACCAACAACATCCTCTCGCCCGCCAACGGCAAGCCGATCATCGTGCCCTCGCAGGACATGGTGCTGGGCCTCTACTACCTGTCGATGGAACGGCAGGAGAAGTCGCCGGAATTCGTCGAAGGCGAGACCAAGGGCGAGCAGCACGAGCGCCTGCCGATGTTCTCGGACATGGCCGAAGTGCACCAGGCGCTCGAGACCAAGCAGGTCACGCTTCACACCAAGGTGATGGCGCGCGTCCCGCAGGCCGACGAGAACGGCAACACGCAGATGAAGCGCTTCGTCACCACGCCGGGACGCATGCTGATCGGCGAATGCCTGCCGAAGAACCACAAGGTTCCCTACGACGTCATCAACCGCCTTCTTACGAAGAAGGAAATCGGCGATGTCATCGACCAGGTCTATCGCCACACCGGCCAGAAGGACACGGTGCTGTTCGCCGACGCCATCATGACGCTCGGTTTCCGCAACGCGTTCAAGGCCGGCATCTCCTTCGGCAAGGATGACATGATCATCCCCGACGCGAAGGAAAAGCTGGTCGATGAGACCAAGGAACTCGTCGCCGGTTACGAGCAGCAGTATCAGGACGGTCTGATCACCCAGCAAGAAAAGTACAACAAGGTGATCGACGCCTGGAGCCGTTGCGGCGACCAGGTGGCCGATGCCATGATGGACGAGATCAAGGCCCAGCCGATCGGAGACGATGGCAAGCAGGCGCAGATCAACTCGATCTACATGATGAGCCATTCCGGTGCGCGTGGCAGTCCCGCGCAGATGAAGCAGCTCGCCGGGATGCGTGGCCTGATGGCCAAGCCGTCGGGCGAGATCATCGAGAACCCGATCATCTCGAACTTCAAGGAAGGCCTCAACGTCCTCGAATACTTCAACTCGACCCACGGCGCCCGCAAGGGTCTCGCGGACACCGCGTTGAAGACGGCGAACTCGGGTTACCTGACCCGTCGTCTCGTCGACGTGTCGCAGGACTGCGTCATCGTCGAGGAAGACTGCAAGACCACCAACGCGCTCGACATGCGTGCCATCGTGCAGGGCGGTTCTGTCATCGCCTCGCTCGGCGAGCGCATTCTCGGCCGGACACTGGCGGAAGATGCGGTCAACGCGGCGACGGGCGAGGTGATCGCCAAGGCCGGCACGCTGCTCGACGAGCCGATGGTCAAGGCCATCGAGGAAGCCGAGGTGCAGGTCGCCAAGATTCGGTCCCCGCTGGTTTGCGAGGCCGAGCAGGGCGTATGCGCGACCTGCTACGGCCGCGACCTTGCCCGCGGTACGCCGGTCAATATCGGCGAGGCCGTCGGGGTCATCGCGGCGCAGTCGATTGGCGAACCGGGCACGCAGCTCACCATGCGGACCTTCCACATCGGCGGCGCGGCGCAGCTCAACGAGACGAGCCACCTCGAATCGATCTCGGACGGTAAGGTCGTCTATCGCGACATGCCGACCATCGTCGACAAGCGGGGCCGCATCCTGTCGCTCGCCCGCAACGGCGAACTGGCGGTGATCGATGCCGAGGGCCGCGAGCGCGAGATCCACAAGGTGCCCTACGGCACGGTGCTGATGCACAAGGACGGCGACAAGGTCTCCGAAGGCGATCGCCTCGCCGAATGGGATCCGTTCTCGCTGCCGATCATCACGGAAACCTCGGGCGTGGTCCGCTATCAGGACCTGATCGAGGGCACCACGCTGGAAGAGCAGCTCGACGATGCGACCGGTATCGCCCAGCGCGTGGTCACCGAGATTCGCGCCAGCGGCCGCAAGAAGAAGGACGACCTTCGCCCGCGCCTGACTCTGTTGGGTGAGGGTCAGACCGACGAGGAAACCGAGGCGCAGCGTTACCTGCTGGCTCCGGGCACCACGCTGTCGGTCGAGGACGGACAGGAAGTGCAGGCCGGCGACATCCTCGCCCGTGCCTCGCGCGAGGCGGCCAAGACCCGCGACATCACCGGCGGTCTGCCGCGGGTGGCGGAGCTGTTCGAGGCGCGTCTGCCCAAGGACATGTCAGTGATCGCCAAGATCTCGGGCAAGATCGAGTTCGTCCGTGAGTACAAGGCCAAGCGGAAGATCGCGATCGTTCCGGAGGAAGGGGATCCGGTGGAATACCTCATCCCCAAGACCAAGGTGATCGACGTTCAGGAAGGCGACCACGTCAAGAAGGGCGACACGCTCATCTCCGGCGCGCCGAACCCGCACGACATCCTCGAGGTCATGGGCGTTGAGGCGCTGGCCGAGTATCTCGTCAACGAGATCCAGGAAGTCTATCGCTTGCAGGGCGTGAAGATCAACGACAAGCACATCGAGACGATCGTCCGCCAGATGCTGCTCAAGGTCGAGATCACGGAAGGCGGCGACACCGTCCTCCTGCCCGGCGAACAGGTCGATCTGGAAGAGATGAACCAGACCAACGCCAAGCTCGGCAAGGGCAAGAAGCCGGCCGAAGGCAAGCCGATCCTGCTCGGGATCACCAAGGCTTCGCTGCAGACGCGTTCGTTCATCTCGGCTGCCTCGTTCCAGGAGACGACGCGCGTGCTCACCCAGGCCGCAGTCGAGGGCAAGAAGGACACGCTGATCGGTCTCAAGGAGAACGTGATCGTCGGACGCCTCATCCCCGCCGGCACCGGCGCGGGCATGAACCGGCTGCGGGTCACCGCCTCGGGCCGCGATGCCGCGCTCCGTGCCCAGTGGAAGAAGGCGCAGGAGGCGATTATCGCTGCCCAGACTGCCGAGGAAGAGCACGAGGCCGAACTCGCGCAGGGCCCCGAAGCAGCGATCGGCGACGATCCGCTGGCGGTGATGGAAGGCGAGACCCACGGCACCGACGCCGATGCAGGCGAATACCTGCGCGGCGACGAGGCCGAAGCGCCCGAAGCCGTCGAGAAGGAAGAAACGGACGATACGGAAGCCTGA